One region of Mycolicibacterium rhodesiae NBB3 genomic DNA includes:
- a CDS encoding SAM-dependent methyltransferase translates to MPTRLSTGYFDRIYSESDDPWQLGGRWYEQRKYAITLALLPYRRYRHAFEPGCSIGVLTEQLTSRCDHVTSTDIASAALDATHRRLVDAGRRRSVTLLRQSVDDPWPQEGFDLVVLSELCYYLHPEVLRDTLDREIPLLKPGTTVVSAHWRHPVAEYPMTGDYATDVIAATTGLHRVGGYRDADVVIELFDTKSSLSVAARTGVPGA, encoded by the coding sequence ATGCCTACTCGGCTCTCGACCGGTTACTTCGACCGGATCTACTCCGAGTCGGACGATCCGTGGCAGCTCGGCGGCAGATGGTACGAACAGCGCAAGTACGCAATCACGTTGGCGCTGCTGCCTTATCGGCGCTACCGCCATGCATTCGAACCCGGATGTTCGATCGGTGTTCTCACCGAACAGCTGACCAGCCGCTGCGACCACGTCACGAGCACAGATATCGCAAGCGCTGCGCTGGATGCGACGCATCGGCGTTTGGTCGACGCCGGCAGGCGCCGCAGCGTCACGCTGCTCCGCCAATCGGTCGACGACCCCTGGCCGCAGGAGGGATTCGATCTCGTGGTGCTCTCCGAGCTCTGCTATTACCTTCACCCGGAAGTCCTCCGTGACACCCTCGACCGCGAGATACCGCTGTTGAAGCCGGGCACGACGGTCGTCTCCGCGCACTGGCGCCATCCCGTCGCGGAGTACCCGATGACCGGTGACTACGCGACCGATGTCATCGCCGCCACCACTGGATTACACCGCGTCGGTGGATATCGCGATGCCGATGTGGTGATCGAGTTGTTCGACACGAAGTCGTCGCTGTCCGTCGCCGCACGAACAGGGGTGCCCGGGGCCTAG